gtaaatctacttagggttcagagaatttattttgttccacattaatttcacacatgtctggtacaaatatgtggctttgtttcattaatacagcatatacttttttctttatttaccctgaaagaagggaagtgaaatgtgacaacatgccccataggtggggcacattgtaacgtGATGGGGCACGTTGTAACATGACCATTTGAAAGCTAAAAATGTTATGtgattgaattaaaaaaaataaataaatacatgacaaactaaaatatttagtcaataaaagacaataattatttttttcatataaaataatagctttttttttagaaattcaaatttaaataattttgtagtttgacaatGAACACTCTTGCTGCTGAAACATTTGCTGAATGctgaacatttcttaaaataatatattttggatTTTCAGGTTCTTTCCATAGTTTATCAACAGAAATTTATAAAAGTTGATTATGCCAGTTGTATTGTAACTGTATAGAATAGCGTAGTTCTAATAGcaggggcacattgtaacaacGAACCCTATCTGcgcaactggaatttaaacccggttagtgtcttctgatagttagtgaagcattaaagaactacccaaactgctaaaacagattggagattaaaataatatcagatatgtctaattttaaataaactcaaaaaatatagatgaaaaattagcttaagtaataaatttacttttgctattgttaaataaatgttcagtgatatctCCCAAAGATTTCTAAATTTTGGCGcaattttttctctatatattttcgatatggcaactagtaaatacgctaagtttcttcatgctagtgtgtgtggaagtatttaaaccacGTGCGTTACAACTAACCCTGCGTTAGTTTGTGCCCCGCGCTCCCCTATGCACTGTTATTGACACAGTTAATGATACTGTATCAAGGCAAGGTGGTCTCGCCCCCATCTGAAACCCATACCCATACCCCTACCTCCTGAATCCAGGTGTGTATATTCCAGGTCTTGTGGATTTTGATACCGAAATGTTGACAGGTATGCCTTACtcctgattggctacaagttcCACTtccaacagcatttctcagaaattgcttactgcacctttaagttcaactaattgcatttaatatacagTAAGTTTAATCTAcagtataatacattttaattaaattgcaatTAGCATGTGATTagcatttgaaaacattacattcagtttgcacttaagcatattcttttaaactatattattttcattaatactctttttaaaagtatgctaaagtgcacTTGTTTTTCACAAAGGTTTCCCAACATCAACATTCTGTGAAATGTTATGCATTCATCTTTGTATTGCATACCAGTCACACTGGCTTGGAAAGGAGTTTACAGTATACTGATATAATCCTGCAAGCTGAAACTAAAGGTGTCTCATTCAATGTCAATCCTCCAACTCTCCAAAGACCATCTCCGCCTCTTCTACTAATAGCATAGCTGCTCAACCATGAGGTCAGATCCTGCTGGGGAATCAGCAGTCATTCTCAAATTTTAACGATTTCCATGCACCTGCAGCTGTTCACTCTTTCCCCTCCAATTCCACATATATCCATTGGGGGCCTCACTGCTGTATTAGAGTTCACATTAGGATATAGCTTCCTTCGCTtcgcttccttttttttttttttaccttgagTTAGTTTTGCCCCATCAATTCCAATTCCACTGCTACAAAGTTTCAATAAATGAGTTAtatatttaactattttttagtattattattatggttgcactttattttacagtatgtgcactttcaatgtacttacagtgtacttaccaaGAAAGTTCTGAATAATAttaggtaactacatgggttaagatTAGGCAGGCACGTGCACACATAGACATAAAAGAGGGCTTGAGCACCTGCCCTTTTTCTTCCTTGAGAGAAAGTGCGCTTTTTTCtggggtgcttttttttttttttttttaataaatgaatatatattcctGTTTGCGCACAGCTTACCtgtcaaacaaatatatttactgaattAAAAAATTACTATAAATCAGGTCGGCTTTGTCGAGTTCAGATGCCCTCCCTCCACGACACGCCATTCATTCCCGCACGCACACGCGCCCCGCCCCACCTCGTGTTTGCTGCTGGCTGACAACTTGTGACAACTATGCCTGGGAAAAGACAACAGCTGTCTGGCGATGAGAAGCGAAAAAGAAAAAGCACTAGGCCTAGATGAATCCCGTGCATTTTTTTCCGGTAGCCTATGTATGTTCACAAACATGTTCAATTTTTGGCTATTTAAGGGTGAGATTAGTTATACGTTTAACGTCGCGTTAATAATTTGACCACCAGCAACGCATCTGCCTGATTTGATACTAATGcaatttatgttatattataatttcaattattttattgtgcTCTGCATTAAGTTTTGAACCATGGTAAAGATATGTGTAGGGCTGTCAATATCAGAAGTGGAGCTTTCCACGGACGCGGATCCATGAACCGAATTATTAGACAGGTTTTCTAAGGATGCACgatttattaaaaccatttaaaatacagcattgcaTAATGCTATCATTCTTAAATCTATGCTtacacaggagaatacatcaataaaagtttaaaccctcgctcttagtgtgcatgttttgatgtccagAAATTACAATGACTGTGGCATTTCTATCACAAAGAATTGGccgaatattattattatttaactaatattatatatatttttttttatgctggcTGGCcaaaaacaaggatttgatcgtgctgtgtaacaacaacaatcaccaggcttttggcgccctctgcaggcatttgatATAATATCGATTATgtacttaaatatttaagtatttaagtacattaaacactcttgatgtgtttaaatatgaagATTAGATTGTTTTGGTTAGTTTAGAAGAATtctacagatgcaaacagaCAGAGGATAGTAGGTTTAAAACAAACTCCATctaaaagtgtattttggaagttttctttccattagagtaaaagaagacatggaagcaaaaatagaccaaaatcttaaaattgtccACTACATGAAAGAATTATTCCAATAACACCAAAATAATGACAACGATTTATtgatttgtgtaaaataaactaattattAGTGAAACTATGTCCCTCTCCTTGGTGCAGTCATTTATTCTAAATTTATAGCTACTTGAAAATAGTAATGTAGAAAACATGCACATTGTGGCATAGTTTCCTTTGCTGTTGCCTGCTCTTCTGATTAAACTAGTGAATACTAAAGAAGACCATGGtctctgtgtgaactgattTTGTAGAAAGTGAggggaattaaaataaattggcaAGGAAGTCAGAGTTGTGTTAATATGTTTAacgttttgtttattatttttttaaataaataattatgagaagTGCCTTTTTTTTCCACTTCAGCCCCTGCCCcccaaaatgtctgtgcacgTCCCTGAGATTAGGTATAGGGGTTCAGGactagtacctagttattacccagttattctAATTACTACAATAAGTATATCGTATGTACATGCGAAACAGAACTGTAAAATTAAGTGCtaccattattatttttaaaataagatgCAATAGACATATTGTGTAGTTTCTGCTGTTTATtcatactgtaaaaatgaaacattgaaaatcaaacttaaaaaaaatgctgtgcaAAAATGAGTTAGATAATACAGTACTGAACTGtactgaattaaattaataaaaaataatgctttacataataataataataataataaaaaacttgtACGTTTAAGATCTAGCTAATCTTCTTACATAATTCCAATTAATCATTGTTACTTCACTTTCTAGtccatttgtttaaaaaagtcAAAGGAAATTCCAGCCAATAATAGCCGGAAAAGACATATATTTGAAAACCACTCAAGACCTACCACAAGCTTTGAAAAACTATTTTCAGTATATTATGATTTGGGACAAATGCCGCAAATTgaaatgaattgaattgaaatggcGCAACAAGCCCAGACcatattatataacatattCTGCTATGTATATCTTCTCTTTTCTTTCCAAATgaatttgtttaattaattatggGCAAATTGCAGCCTTTAATAAATTGCCTCATTTGCCTGCTTGCAGTTGTACATTGCTTTTGGAAGACACACAAACCTAATCAGAGTCACCTCAGGGCGTCGATTCTGCAATAGACACAGTGACCATTGCCGCCTATACAGCCTACCCCATGTGCTTTGTGTATAAATCCACTTCCCAAATCCACTTTCCCCAGTCCCTTCTGCCTCAGTCTCAACTGCCTAAAAAAACTTTCGAAGATGTCTAGGTTCTCAATCTGTCCACTTGCCAAGATCATCAAGCAAATTTGTTCCTTATATGATGTATCCAACCCTTTCATTCACTAGGTCCAGAATGATTGCCAAACCCAACTGTTCTTCAAAGGATACCTTGGCATCAAGATGTGTCCATGATCTGCTGTGCAACACCAGTGTTGTGTTGAACCTCAGTGAGGTGGAGATGGAAGAGTTTTGCCTCAACCAAGATGAGTATCTGGAGAAATATCTGGGACCTAGACGTTCCCCAGTGTTTCTGCCAGTTTGCATCACCTACCTGATAATCTTCTTGGTGGGAGCGGTGGGAAACATTCTTACGTGCATTGTTATCGCTCGCAACAAGGTCATGAGGACACCCACCAACTTCTACCTGTTCAGTCTGGCGGTGTCAGACTTGCTGGTGCTTCTCCTGGGAATGCCTTTGGAGCTCTATGAAATGTGGAGTAACTATCCATTCCTTTTGGGCAAGGGTGGATGCTACTTCAAGACCTTCCTCTTTGAGACTGTGTGTTTCGCCTCCATCCTCAACGTAACAGCGCTGAGCGTGGAGCGCTACATAGCTGTGGTTCATCCGCTCAGGGCCAAATATGTAGTGACACGCACTCACGCCAAGCGGGTGATCTTGAGCGTGTGGAGCATGTCCGTGTTGTGTGCCATTCCCAACACCAGCCTCCATGGCATCTTTACCCTCCCTCTTCCTAAAGGAAAAGGAGCAGGAGCCATGCTCACATCCGCCACCTGCATGCTGGTCAAGCCACGTTGGATGTACAACCTGATCATCCAAATCACCACTTTGCTGTTTTTCCTCCTGCCCATGTTGACCATCAGTGTGCTGTATTTGCTCATCGGCATGCAGCTAAAACGAGAGAAGATGTTGCAGGTCCTGGAGGCAAAAACCAGTCTGGGACAAGACAGCTCCTCTAATGTGCACAGTCAGCAGCAGAAAACACGTCGCCAGCAGGTCACTAAAATGCTGTGTGAGTAGGCCAGCTGGCCAATAATTAAATTCTTATGGATGTAGCCATGGCAGTTTTGAATCAATTTAAACATATGCTTAACATATGTGATCTGCTCCAAAACTTTGAGTTGTTTTGaaacacatttctgaatggACTCCAGTCTCTGCATTCTAatgatataatttatatataatacctCAAATCATTGACATATAaccatttaaatggtggctatCATAAAATCCTGTTTTTGAGAAAATAACCTCTAATGATTTCGAACAAAACAGGAGATTTATTCAACAGGAAAACAGgacgagaaaaaaaatgtaatgtatttctaatatagtgcatattttACAATctgtttactatattttaactttatcttatccaaagtcattttttttagcTAACTAATGAGCAATAGAGATTAAAtgaattttaagtaaatataaatgtacattttaggtAAATGTACACGACGTTGTTCACAAGctaggggtgcgtttcccaaaagcatgtACAATGTATATCgattttatttctaatatatacaaatgtcatttacatattttagtctgttaagagattttaagcactgtttttgaagagtgtgcaTGTGCGTACATGCTCTAGTATGTAAGAACGAgtctatgattgaatctggaaataaaacaaaatagcattaattcaatctcaaacggattcatttaaataagttattactccaccacctgcgtgacatcattcaccaacttggctgaacgacaggtttgcgacaatacagttttgggaaacagtcgtgactagctagttgatttgttaaTCGTACTATGGAAGTGAAGCAGCGTTgtacgggaaacgcacccctgattATGATGTGGTTGAAACACTCATTTAGCGATTACATGTGAGAATATACATTTCAGTAATTTTCACTGTTTTTGCACATAACTAAACATGAATGATTGTTCGAATCTGCCAGCagttgatgttcattcatgtttttacttcACGTAACATCTTGTGGTAAAGCAGAAGCTTCCGTGAACCGCCGAACAGAGGCAGCTCTGTCACAGCACATTAAAGAATGTCAAAATGACATGTATTGTatgaattttgtaataaaattgacataattacttttttttttttttttatataataccaatttatttagaaaataagTAGAAAAagatattcattcattcaactgaagTTGTAGAAACTTTCTGCTGCATCTTTGTTCCAGCACTTCAGCATATTCGCAAATTAATGCTTTAAGTTAAAGACAATTTAGGACCAGATTTTATATGTAACACAGTATTTTCTTCTCAGTTGTTCTAGTGGTCATGTTTGGCATCTGTTGGGCTCCATTCCACACCGATCGACTCATGTGGAGTTTCATGGACCACAAGAACAGTGAACACATGAAGATTGTCCAGGTCTATGAGTATGTCCATGTCATCTCTGGGGTCTTCTTCTATCTGAGCTCAGCCATTAATCCAATTCTCTACAACCTCATGTCCACCCGCTTCAGAGAGATGTTTAAAGAGGTGATGTGCCACCACAAATGGCATCCCGCCCCAAGGAAACGCTCACTTAGCATGACAAGGGTTACTGTGCGCAGCACCGTGAGTGAAGTCCCACCTTGCAATGGCACCATTACTACTGAAGGAGAAGATTATGATATGGATGAATGCCAGGAAAATAAGACCAACTTTTCCTAAGAAACTATTTTCAACTTGTAATTTTTGTACTGTATTGTCAGTGCTTGAAGATGAAATGaacactgcagctttaaaaaataaatgtaaacataaataATATGTAGGTGTAAGTTTAGGCAACACTGGTCAAAAATACATGGTTTGGtgatttttcaaacaaaacaaagaatcTGCGACTCCCTCCCATATATTCACAGCCAGGCTACTGGAACtcaaattcaattttttttttcaaattcaatTGAGCTTTATTAGCATGACTGTGAATCACAATGTTGCCAAAGCattaacatattatatataaataataaaacaaagaaacaaacaaaacacatatgTATACATCATGTCATATGTAGCatagtaaataaattaatctaagtaaatgaataaataaagcagGTCCCTCTAGAGTTATCCGTCGCTAATATTGAGAATGGTTAACAAATATTTTGCAGCTAGTGTAGCGCTGCTATCATCTTCACCAAGTATGAAGGGCATTTTCTCAGTATCACTCAATTCAATAAATGAGAGAATCAGTGTTTCAAATATGGAGAGAAATGTTTCTCTTACATCGTGATATTTAGGACAGATGAGTAGAAAGTGTTTCTCATCCTCTATTTGCTGTAGATCACAGTGTCTACAGATCCtctgctctctctctgtccatgTTTGTCTATGTCTTCCTCACTCTTTCTTTGATAGATTGCCAGCACATTTTCAATTAAGTATATATACCAAATTATGCAGATTGGCTTTTTTTTTACCCTCTGGAAATATCTAACTAACTAAAATTCATTTCAAGACACCATTCTCGGCTTACAATGCTCTCAAGGGCCTAGCCCCCATAATATTAAATCtttattacataaaaacatgaattaaaaagtaTTTCTCAAATtggtgtcatgtttatcaacaTTAGCCTAGGTTCTTAGCCATTTACATAAAGTCTGCATTACAAAATGcagtataaaaaatgtaataaaggaTTGAATTATGATTATAGGATAATATATTTAAGGAATAGGCAATCACATGAGCACCAGTGCTATAGCTTTTTTCCGAATAACAGGACTGCCTGGATGTTCAGTAATCATAGCTGTGTGGGTGTTTGAGAAAATGCATGATTGTAGATTAACtgtgacattgtttttttttttaaaggttcaaTAATAGAAGTTAATATTAAGCAAATACATtctagacacaatattgtcagcTACCTTGTCTTCTCCAACAACGTTAATAGTATCAAACAAAGCAGCAGTAGAATCGACGCGCAACTCATAGCAACACAGTAACctatttttatgttaatttttggATGTTGCATAAAAAAACGGCAgatggaaacaccaagatgtgcataaaccaagatgcgcataaaaaaaCGTATGCACTCAATTGGAACAGATCAtttttttatccgataagaaggCATGCAGATAAACTACTACGGAAACATGCTTACCAAATAAATCCCTCGATGCGCAACaaaaaagtcatgtgactttgcctcaacagatCATTGGATAAGTGGAATAACCAGCGGACCAATTGCATTGCACAGCATcttaaatgttggtttggtcattctgaaatgcctgagctaAAGAACGATTTGGTATAATTGCATCCCTGCTGAACAcaaacatgacagcgtttattacATTTCGTCTGGAGACTCTAAGGTGCAAGTAGTTTATGATGTacaaaaaagagccacagtggcttccccaattgcagcaacttccatttttataacagatattttgcaccaatttcccaCAAAGTGAACATTTTTCTCTGTTGAATACATGGGATGGAAACTGTGCtttcgcaaatgttttgtgtaCAAGTTAAATTCGCTACTTTGGATGGAAAGTAAATGTGTtactagttactttttatggaaagttatgttacatgttacttttgtgttactttttctcacctgggctgggcttgcttgtttgatttataataacaacaaaaaaaaagtctgtttttGGCTAATGTAAAGGCCATTTTCACACCAAACGTGAAATGatacagtcatttttgcttattagtatggttgaatttaATCATCAAATATCAACAGCAAAGGCACTGGTTaaaaaagtgagattaaatacattatgTATGTTTATCATgatattatataacatttaattattgcaggtttgctaatattctgagtttcactgtttttattcatttagagGAATACTgattctgtttttgtgcaagtgcaTGAGGACAAGTGAGATATACAAGAGAGTAactgcatgctcacatttagtctagatcTACAATAACATCGTTCACAgtacacacaacgcctctgcactcaacatgaggacaggagagctgttaGTCACTAAataggaaaacaaagtaacttgcattactaatttgaaaaagtaactccgttatttgttgtaaattttaaagaaatgtatgtaagtaatgtgttactttactcgttacttgaaaaaagtaatcggATTGCAtaactcacgttacttgtaatgcgttaccctcAACACTGGTCACTTGTTTTGTTCCAgtatgaatcagcgttttgaacaaatcggttgaataAACTAGTAACCCACTCAAA
The DNA window shown above is from Ctenopharyngodon idella isolate HZGC_01 chromosome 10, HZGC01, whole genome shotgun sequence and carries:
- the nmur1a gene encoding neuromedin-U receptor 1 isoform X1 — its product is MMYPTLSFTRSRMIAKPNCSSKDTLASRCVHDLLCNTSVVLNLSEVEMEEFCLNQDEYLEKYLGPRRSPVFLPVCITYLIIFLVGAVGNILTCIVIARNKVMRTPTNFYLFSLAVSDLLVLLLGMPLELYEMWSNYPFLLGKGGCYFKTFLFETVCFASILNVTALSVERYIAVVHPLRAKYVVTRTHAKRVILSVWSMSVLCAIPNTSLHGIFTLPLPKGKGAGAMLTSATCMLVKPRWMYNLIIQITTLLFFLLPMLTISVLYLLIGMQLKREKMLQVLEAKTSLGQDSSSNVHSQQQKTRRQQVTKMLFVLVVMFGICWAPFHTDRLMWSFMDHKNSEHMKIVQVYEYVHVISGVFFYLSSAINPILYNLMSTRFREMFKEVMCHHKWHPAPRKRSLSMTRVTVRSTVSEVPPCNGTITTEGEDYDMDECQENKTNFS
- the nmur1a gene encoding neuromedin-U receptor 1 isoform X2, which produces MIAKPNCSSKDTLASRCVHDLLCNTSVVLNLSEVEMEEFCLNQDEYLEKYLGPRRSPVFLPVCITYLIIFLVGAVGNILTCIVIARNKVMRTPTNFYLFSLAVSDLLVLLLGMPLELYEMWSNYPFLLGKGGCYFKTFLFETVCFASILNVTALSVERYIAVVHPLRAKYVVTRTHAKRVILSVWSMSVLCAIPNTSLHGIFTLPLPKGKGAGAMLTSATCMLVKPRWMYNLIIQITTLLFFLLPMLTISVLYLLIGMQLKREKMLQVLEAKTSLGQDSSSNVHSQQQKTRRQQVTKMLFVLVVMFGICWAPFHTDRLMWSFMDHKNSEHMKIVQVYEYVHVISGVFFYLSSAINPILYNLMSTRFREMFKEVMCHHKWHPAPRKRSLSMTRVTVRSTVSEVPPCNGTITTEGEDYDMDECQENKTNFS